Proteins encoded by one window of Salvia splendens isolate huo1 chromosome 5, SspV2, whole genome shotgun sequence:
- the LOC121802089 gene encoding histone-lysine N-methyltransferase CLF-like: protein MSAPKPSPSASGSDLHIAEHQENGSSALEIISVIDSLKEKVASDRCAYIKKRIEENAEKVLDVTKNLYKLSMERRNFKIICGDGGVDLLAKRQKDAIDMHNGIGTSNGDNDSSSSQEDGYASSAILLGSSIAVKSAVRPIKLPEVKKLPPYTTWIFLDRNQRMTEDQSVVGRRRIYYDQSGGEALICSDSEEEAVDDEEEKKEFVESEDYILRMTIKQMGFSDTTLDVLGQCLSRRSGELKARFEDHIKNNTTMSRVNNGNAEGFVNPYIDKDLDAALDSFDNLFCRRCLVFDCRLHGCSQDLSFPVEKQVQWNCPDADKEACGPGCHRLVLESEGLSSRQENLEEKAAPASNAVSMQIQKRKQGGTPLKKKTKSCQSESASSSEVKPTNDITMSVKSAGKSGIDKRSSKRIAENVLVAKKKRQKKMVTSDSDRRESEDNSNPPNVKCTSSRKSRRKESPLLDSDRSLQDEAASGASNESESNQPVTCSAETLKKEEFIDENMHNQDLVDSKSWKPFEKALYEKGIQIFGRNSCLIARNLMSGLKSCSEIFKYMHRSENRIFTRDGDGMVLSDGCLKADGTETVGGGARRRSRFLRRKGRVRRLKYTWKSAGYQSFRKRISERKDQPCRQYSPCGCQTACGKTCPCLVNGTCCEKYCGCPKSCKNRFRGCHCAKSQCRSRQCPCFAADRECDPDVCRNCWISCGDGTLGIPPQRGDNYECRNMKLLLKQQQRVLLGRSDVSGWGAFLKNSVSKHEYLGEYTGELISHREADKRGKIYDRENSSFLFNLNDQFVLDAYRKGDKLKFANHSPDPNCYAKVIMVAGDHRVGIFAKERINTGEEIFYDYRYEADRAPAWAKKPEASGSKREDCVPSSGRAKKHT from the exons ATGTCGGCGCCCAAGCCCTCTCCATCCGCCTCCGGATCCGACCTTCAT ATAGCTGAGCACCAAGAAAATGGTTCATCAGCACTGGAGATAATATCTGTTATTGACTCTTTAAAGGAAAAAGTTGCTTCCGACCGCTGTGCCTATATAAAG AAACGGATTGAAGAAAATGCTGAGAAAGTGCTTGATGTCACAAAAAATCTATACAAGTTATCAATGGAAAGAAGAAATTTTAAGATTATTTGTGGTGATGGAGGTGTAGATTTGCTAGCAAAGAGACAGAAAGATGCGATTGATATGCATAATGGTATTGGCACAAGCAATGGGGATAATGATAGTAGTAGCTCCCAAGAAGATGGATATGCCTCTTCAGCAATTCTTTTAGGATCCAGTATTGCAGTCAAGAGTGCTGTCCGGCCCATTAAGTTGCCAGAAGTGAAAAAGTTGCCACCATATACAACATGGATTTTTTTGGATAG AAATCAAAGAATGACAGAAGACCAGTCTGTGGTTGGCAGAAGGCGTATTTATTATGACCAGAGTGGTGGTGAAGCTCTAATTTGTAGTGACAGTGAAGAAGAAGCGgttgatgatgaagaagaaaagaaagagtttGTAGAATCTGAAGATTATATTTTGCG AATGACCATCAAACAGATGGGGTTTTCTGATACGACATTGGATGTGTTGGGCCAGTGTCTATCTAGAAGATCTGGTGAACTCAAG GCAAGATTCGAAGATCATATCAAGAATAACACTACTATGTCTCGTGTGAACAATGGAAATGCAGAAGGCTTTGTGAATCCCTATATTGATAAAGATCTTGATGCCGCTCTTGATTCATTTGATAACCTATTTTGCCGCCGTTGTCTA GTTTTTGATTGTAGATTACATGGTTGTTCTCAGGACCTGAGCTTTCCT GTGGAGAAACAAGTACAATGGAATTGTCCAGATGCAGATAAGGAAGCATGCGGTCCAGGCTGCCATCGATTG GTCCTTGAATCGGAAGGGTTGAGCTCCAGGCAGGAAAATCTTGAAGAAAAAGCTGCCCCTGCATCTAATGCTGTCTCTATGCAAATTCAAAAGAGGAAGCAAGGAGGCACACCTCTCAAGAAGAAAACAAAGTCTTGCCAGAGTGAAAGTGCTTCTTCATCCGAGGTTAAACCTACTAATGATATCACAATGTCAGTGAAGAGTGCTGGAAAATCTGGCATTGATAAAAGAAGTAGCAAGAGAATAGCTGAAAATGTTCTTGTTGCTAAAAAGAAAAGGCAGAAGAAAATGGTAACATCTGACTCTGATCGGCGAGAAAGTGAAGATAACAGTAATCCACCAAACGTCAAATGTACAAGTTCTAGAAAGTCTAGAAGGAAGGAATCTCCATTGCTAGACTCTGACAGATCTTTGCAGGATGAGGCTGCTAGCGGTGCCTCAAATGAGAGCGAGAGTAATCAGCCTGTGACTTGCAGCGCTGAAACTTTAAAGAAAGAAGAGTTTATTGATGAAAATATGCATAATCAAGATTTAGTCGACAGCAAAAGTTGGAAACCATTTGAAAAAGCACTTTATGAAAAGGGCATTCAGATATTTGGCCGTAACAG CTGTTTGATTGCTAGGAATCTCATGAGTGGCTTGAAGAGCTGTTCAGAGATCTTCAAGTACATGCATCGTTCTGAGAACAGGATATTCACTCGAGATGGTGATGGTATGGTCCTTTCTGATGGCTGTCTAAAAGCTGATGGTACTGAGACTGTG GGTGGTGGTGCACGGAGAAGATCAAGATTTTTACGCAGAAAAGGAAGAGTTCGTCGCCTAAAGTACACATGGAAATCTGCAGGATACCAATCGTTCAGAAAACGGATTTCTGAAAGGAAGGACCAGCCTTGTCGACAGTACAGTCCATGTGGATGCCAAACTGCATGTGGGAAAACATGTCCATGTCTTGTAAATGGTACCTGCTGTGAGAAATACTGCGG ATGTCCAAAGAGTTGCAAAAATCGATTCAGAGGATGTCACTGTGCCAAGAGCCAGTGTAGAAGTCGTCAATGCCCATGCTTTGCTGCTGATAGGGAATGTGATCCAGATGTCTGCCGAAATTGCTGGATAAG TTGCGGTGACGGCACCCTTGGGATACCTCCTCAAAGAGGTGATAATTACGAGTGCAGGAATATGAAGCTTCTTTTGAAACAACAGCAGAGG GTTTTGCTGGGAAGATCTGATGTATCTGGCTGGGGAGCTTTCTTGAAG AATAGTGTTAGCAAGCATGAATACCTCGGAGAATATACTGGCGAACTAATTTCACATCGCGAAGCTGACAAGCGCGGGAAGATATATGACCGAGAGaactcttcatttttatttaatctaaATGATCAG TTTGTGCTCGATGCTTATCGCAAGGGCGACAAGCTGAAGTTCGCCAACCATTCCCCAGATCCAAACTGCTATGCTAAG GTGATAATGGTGGCCGGAGATCACAGAGTGGGTATATTTGCGAAGGAACGGATTAACACAGGAGAAGAAATCTTTTATGATTATCGTTACGAGGCGGACAGAGCTCCAGCCTGGGCTAAAAAGCCGGAGGCGTCCGGGAGCAAGAGGGAAGACTGCGTGCCTTCAAGTGGGCGTGCGAAAAAGCACACGTAA